A region of the Dyadobacter sp. CECT 9275 genome:
ATGTAGGTCTATTCAGGGCCAGCGGAGAAGTACGCCAGGGACTGGTGGAAGAAATATTAACCGAAATACCTTTTGAAAGCATGTTATGGGAGGCCCCGCAGAAATCTCAGCAGGTTTGGTTTGTAAAGCTTCTGGGTGCCAATGTGAACCTGGGAAATATTGCGCCAAACGAACTGATCCCTCTCGAAACCATCCGCCTCGGCCTGCGGGGTGATACTTTTACCCATTTTTTAAATGGAAAAACCAAGCAAAAATGGAAAATCGATAAATAATCGTACCCTTGGCACCATCCACTTAAAAATCAGTTCAACTTATTATCTCACCACAACATTAGCTATGGAGTTTCTTAAGCAGTTTATTGACATTTTCCTCCATCTTGACAAACACCTGTTTGACATAGTTCAAGAGTACGGGACACTCACATACCTGATCCTTTTCCTGATCGTATTTACAGAAACTGGGCTGGTGATCATGCCACTGCTGCCAGGCGACTCATTACTTTTTGCGGCGGGCGCTTTGGCGGCCAACGAGAGCACCGGTCTCAACGTTTGGCTGATTATCATCATTCTGATCGTTGCCGCGCTGCTTGGGGACAATGTCAATTATTTTATCGGCAAGAAATTCAGCGGAGAAATCAAAAAACGGGAACGTATTCTGTTTCTAAAGAGAGAATATCTTGAGAAAACCGAAGCATTTTATGCAAAACACGGCGGAAGTACAGTGATCATGGCAAGGTTCATTCCGATTATCCGTACCATTGCGCCTTTCGTAGCAGGTGCAGGGAGTATGACTTATTCAAAGTACATTACTTTCTGTGTAATCGGGGCGTTACTCTGGGTACCGACGTTAACACTGCTCGGCTACTTCTTCGGTGGGTTTGAAATCGTCAAAAACAATTTCGAATTAGTCGTATTCGCTATCATCGGTTTCTCCATACTCCCCATGATATATCAGTTTCTTAAGAGCAAATTTTCCAAGCCGAGTGCTGCTTAGCGGTTAGCGGTTAGCGGTTAGCGGTTAGCGGTTAGCGGTTAGCGGTTAGCGGTTAGCGGTTAGCGGTTAGCGGTTAGCGGTTAGCAAAAAAAATGTCCCGGTTAACGGGACATTTTTTTTGCTAACGTTTATACTTTTAACTCCGCACACTCTTACTTTGAAGAATAGTTGGGCGCTTCTTTCTGGATCATAATGTCGTGCGGGTGGCTTTCCCGTACACCGGCAGATGTTATCTTAACAAACTGCGCTTTCTGCAACGAACTGATATCACCCGCTCCGCAATAGCCCATACCGGCCTTCAAACCTCCCACCATCTGATAGATTATCTCGGATACCTTTCCTTTGAATGGCACACGCCCTACAATACCTTCCGGAACAAGTTTCTTCACATCGTCCTCCGCATCCTGGAAATAACGGTCCTTAGATCCGTCCTCCATTGCTTCCACCGAACCCATCCCCCGGTAAGCTTTAAACTTACGTCCTTCGTAAATAACAATTTCTCCCGGCGCTTCATCACTTCCTGCAAGCATGGAGCCGATCATGATGGTACTGGCTCCTCCGGCAAGCGCTTTGGTCATATCACCAGAGAAACGAATGCCTCCGTCAGCAATTACCGGCACATCCGGATGTGTCGTTTTCAATGCATCGGCTGCCCACATAACGGCGGTAAGCTGAGGAACACCAATACCGGCAATGATACGAGTGGTACAAATACTACCTGGCCCCACGCCTACCTTAACAGCATCCGCTCCGGCTTCTGCCAGCGCGATGGCCGCCTCACCGGTTGCCACATTACCGGCAATTACATCCAGCTTTGGAAAATGTTCCTTCACTGATTTAAGAGCGTCAATCACTCCTTTGCTATGCCCGTGTGCAGTATCCAGACTGATCACATCTACTCCGGCTTTCACCAGCGCTTCTACCCTTTTTAATAAATCAGCCGTAACGCCCACCGCAGCACCTACACGTAACCGTCCGTATTCGTCCTTGCAGGCATTCGGATGCGATTTCCGTTTCAGGATATCTTTATAAGTAATCAGGCCCGTCAGACGGTAGTCGGAATCCACTATGGGAAGTTTTTCAATTTTGTATTCCTGAAGGATCTTTTCCGCATCATCCAGAGACAATCCCTCGGATGCTGTGATCAGATTTTCCTTCGTCATGATTTCCGTTACGGGTTTTGACATTTCCCGTTCAAAACGCAGATCACGGTTGGTAAGGATACCTATCAGCTTATGCTGGTTGTCAATAACCGGAATACCGCCAATTTTGAATTCACGCATGATCTGGTGAGCATCTCCCAATGTTGCCGTATCCGACAACGTAATGGGATCCAGTATCATACCACTTTCAGAGCGCTTCACTTTACGTACCTGCTCTGCCTGTGCTTCCAGGCTCATATTTTTATGAATGATCCCTATTCCACCTTCCTGCGCCATGGCAATGGCCAGGTCAAATTCTGTAACCGTATCCATGGCTGCCGAAACCAATGGAATGTTAAGAGCAATATTACGTGTCAGCTTGGTTTTGGTGGTTGTATCCCGAGGCAGAATTTCTGAATAACCAGGTATTAGAAGAACGTCGTCGTAAGTCAATGCCTCAAAGAGGACTTTGGATGGGTCTGTGCTCATAGCAAATAATCTATTGTTATTTGCGGGGCAAAATTAAAAAGAAGTTCTCAGGAAAGAAAATAATTTGGACTTTTCCGGTAAAAATTCTTGAGCCAGCCTTTGTGACGGCGTCAGCTTACCAAAACTCTTACCTTTTTAATTCGTCTTTTATCCGCCGATTGTACTTTGAAAGTAATATTCCGGTGTGACACGATCTCTCCCGTCCTGGGCAACCTTGAAAACAGTTCAAGCAAAAGACCCGCCAGAGATTCATTATTGCCCCGCACGTCATCAAAATAATCCGTTTCCAGGTTCAGCAGCCGGCATAAGTCACTGATCAGCACCTTTCCCTCAAACACATAGGTATTTTCATCTACCTGGGTGTAATTGACGACATCATCCTCGTCGTATTCATCATTTATATCTCCAAAAATCTCTTCAATAATATCTTCGAGGGTAATCAATCCGCCGGTCCCCCCATATTCATCCACAACAATTGCCATGTGGACACGGCGGTTCTGGAATTCCTTCATGAGGTCATCCAGCCGTTTGCTTTCCGGAATAAAATAAACCGGGCGAAGCAATCTCTGCCAGTGAAAATGTTCATTACTGTTGATGTGCGGCAAAAGATCCTTCACATTGAGAATACCTTCGATGTGATCCAGATCATCCCTGAAAACCGGCACACGAGAGTACCCCGACTTATTGATTTTATCCATGAGCTCGTGAAAATCCAGCTCAATATCAAAGGCAGTAATATTCACCCTTGCCTGCATGGCCTTTTTGGCATTCGTCTGCCTGAAATTGGCCAGCCCGCGGAGCAGGTCCGTCTCCTCCTCACTTTCCGCCTTAGCTTCCAGACGTTCCGTTGAAATTTCGGTACCTTCTGGTTCGATAACGCCAAAAAAATAGCTGAGCCGGAGTACCGTTCCTGTCAAGGGTTTGGTAAGGCTGAAGAGAAATTTTGTCAGCCCCTCTATGTTGTGAATAAAACCCAAAGCACTTCGGGCACTAAAATAACGGGTGAGTGCGTCCAGCCAAATCCACACACCCAGGCAGCCCAGGGCGATCCAGTGTACTATGCCCTCCGGATCAATGACAAAAAACATCCATATCACACGGGAGGCCAGGATCAACGCAATAAGCGTAAACCCTCTCTGAAAAAGAGAGAGTATTAACTGCTGAACACGGTTTGGAAGCGGATTAAGATCATCGGTTTTCTTTTCCCAGGGATTCTCCATCGCCCCTGCGGCTGCATACGCGGCCCGGATACCGGAAAGAAAAAGAGAAATAAACAGTAGAATTATAACAAAGGCGAGATCATACAGGGCAACGGAATCAACCGGTAACACAAAACCGGCCAGGAAAGTCAGCGCGCGTTTTGCGGGAAATAACTTCCCGTTACGCTTTCGGGAAAGGGGGTCATCACTATCGGTTGTTTCTTTCACAAAGAGTTAGAAAACGTTAACAATATACTTCGGCAGATACCTGATCAGATTTTTAAAAGTAAAAAACAGGATCAGGAAAAATACCTTACCTGTAATTTCGCTAAAAAGTTTCAAAAAACAAGAATTAGGGCTCATTTATTTGCACCTGCTTCCCGCCGGCAAATAATGAGCCCGTCACATTAAATTTTTGAATTAAGGTCAAAAAGGCAGATCGTCTTCATCCGACGCCATGGAAGGCGGAATTGGATCTGACGCCCTGGGCGTCTGCACATTTCTCGGTGCAGACTGGGAATATCCTGAATTTCCCTCACCGGCATTTGAACCTCCTCCGGGTGTTCCAAGCATGGTCAGGTTGCTGGCCCGGATGGTTGTCCCCGAACGCTGCTGACCTTCTTTGTCTGTCCAGTTATCCGTACGTATCCGTCCTTCAATGTACACCTGGCTTCCCTTTTTCAGATATTTTTCTGCCACCTTCGCCAGGCCTTCCCAAAGTTCGATCCTATGCCATTCGGTATTATCAACCCGTTCCCCATTTTTATTGGTATATGTTTCCGTAGTAGCTATGTTAAACTTTGCCACTGCCGAACCGCTTTCAAGATATCTTACTTCCGGATCGCTCCCGAGATTACCTATCAATATTACTTTGTTGACGCTTCCTGCCATGATTCCTGTATGTGTTAATATTTAATTTATTATTGAATGAAGTGTTAAAGATAACTTTAAAAAACAAAACCGTGCCGATCAGACCAGTGGTTCGGCAGGTGTTTTTTATTTTTGGTATATCAAACGTCCCGTTCGCTTATTTTCCCGGTAGTTTTATCTTTCAGAATCAGTTTATTGCGACCGTCGTGCGTCATTTCCTGTTTGATCAGATAATAATTTTCATCGTAATCCACGTAATTTGACGGTTTTTCAACACCTTCTCTTCCGCGCCAAACCGGCAGATTCACCTTTTCCCACTGCTTTGTTTTGGCCGATTGGTAGGCTGCATCAATCACCGCATTGACGATATATCCGTCATAAAAAGTTTCAGCAGGCTCAGCGCCGTTTTCAGCCGCATTGAACATATCCGTAAACATGTGGTTATAACCCAGGTCATTCACCTCATCACCCACAGGGAACAGCCAGCCGGTATTACTTTCAGCCTTTTCGGCAACATAATCCTCGCCCTGTCCGTCCGGGTTTCTTCCGGTTGTGAACATTTCAAAACCTGTTCTTAGAAAATTATTGATCCAGATAGTACCCTCCGTTCCCATCACCTCGTCTCTCAGGTCCATTCCGCCCCTGAACGTCCAGCTCACCTCAAACTGTCCGATCGCCCCGTTTTCATACTTCACCAGGGCTATGGCATGATCCTCTGCATCAATAGGTTTCACCTGCGTATCAGCCCAGCACATCACCTCCACCGGCCTGATATCCTTGCCAATAAAGTTGCGTGAGATTTCGATACAATGACAGCCCAGGTCCAGGATACAACCACCTCCTGCCTGCTCAATATCCCAAAACCATTCACTATGCGGACCAGGATGCGCTTCCCTGGACTTTGCCCACAGGATACGTCCCAGCGCCCCCCTTTTTACACTTTCTATTGACTTTAAAAACTTTGGCGTATAACACAAATCTTCCAGGTATCCTGAAAAAATGCCTGCCTTCTCCACCGCCTGCAGCATCCTCAGCGCTTCGGCGGCGTTCCGGCCCAATGGCTTCGTAGACACCACAGCCTTCTTATGTTTTGCGCATAACATCACCGCTTCTTCATGTTTATGATTAGGCAAAGCCACACAAACCATATTGACATCGGGATGTGCGATTACCTCCTCCATATTGGAAGACCAGAATGCACAACCATAGTCGTCCGCAAATTTTTTGGCATTTTCCTCACTTCGGGCATAAATGGCAGTAACTTTATCTCTGCCTCGCTGCCCATGAACGGATTCTGCATAAAAACGCCCAATAAAGCCGGAACCGAGCATTGCAATTTTCTGCATAAAAATAATATCGTTAATGGTTGTCAATTTTGTTGTGCATAGCAGGCATCACCGGAATACCCCGATTTATCATCCGATGCCCGGGGAATACCTCGCCTGACTTCCTTCCCTCTGTCATTTTGTATTGACTGTACTTTCCCAGCCGGTGGTTTTCAGTGCGGGGTCATCCTCCTTTTTAAGGAAATCGGCATCTTCGAAAGACTCAGCCTCCCACTCCATCAACGCCCTGTCGGGGACGATAGAGACGGGCACTTTCCAGGAGTTTGACATCTCGCTGTAAGCTATGTTTGATTGCGAATTATAACATGAAATCAGTGACCAACGGGGGTGATCCGATAAGTTTGCTTCTGACCTGTGTAGTAAGTTACTGTGAAAGAAAAGTGCATCTCCTGGTTCCAGTTCGCAATAAATCAGGTCCATCGTTTTCAGAGAATGATTCACCATTTCCATGTCCGCGCCTACCTGCTCTCCTGCAAAACCATGATTGACGCGCCCCATTTTGTGAGAGCCTCTGATTACCTGCAGACAACCGTTTTCTTTATTAGCTTCTGTTAGGGCAACCATCACACTCATAAGCTGGTCGGGAAACATGAACTGGTTTTTATACCAGTAGCCATAATCCTGATGCCATTCCCAGGCACCACCTACCTTGGGCTCCTTTTGCATCAGTTTGGTATGAAAATGACAGACAGGGCTGTCTTCACCCAACAGCTGCCACACTGCATTAACCATCCTTTCACTGCGAATCAGGTAGCCGAAAACATCATCTCCCGGAGTAAACCACAGTGTTAGTTTCGTTTTTTTCCCCGACTGATCGTTAAGATCCATTGCATTTTTCTGCATGATGGAATTTTCAACAGCACTTTTATACAATTTGTCTATCTCTTCCGGACTGAAAAGACCCTTTACAACGAGATACCCGTCACGGTGATAATCGTTTGTCTGAATTTGTGTGAGATGCATGATGAAAGGATTTAAGATTTTCGTTTTATACAAATTTATATTGGTTAATACACATTTCAATCAAACCGTAGAAAAGAATCAGTCCAGCAAACAAATCCGGCGGCAGGAACCCTACTAAAGGTATCTTTCATCCCGCAATACATTGTCAATCAGAATAGGTTTTGGCAAGGTTTCCACTTCCTCCGGAGCGTAAAAGGACAAGTTGTCCGACAACTCCTCGCTAACACCCGGGTGAAGACCCGGGCGGAGACTTACCCACCAAAACTTCACGTTCAGCCGCTGGTGGGTAAGTATGTGAATATATGGCTTCACAATTTCTTTTAGTACACCCTTTTCCAGAACTTTTCCAAGGATGTTATCCTGCATCAGATCCTCCGGCGAAACATCTGCCGAAGCCGTTTCTATACCCGGAAAATCATACAAACCTTTCCAAATATCCTTTCCGGTTCGTTCTTTCAATGCCAGTCGGCCCTGGTCTTCCAGAATGAAATAATGAAGATACCTATTCTTTACCGCAACCTTTTTTGCTTTTACTGGTAACGCCGCCTGCACCTTATGCAGATACGCATAACACACAGTATTAAAGGGACATACCTCACAATCCGGAGACACGGGTACACACTGGATTGCGCCGAACTCAATCATGGCCTGATTGTAGGTTGCAGGGTCACTGGTGGAGATCAGTTGCCGGGCAATATCCAGAAATTCCTTTTTTCCCGCCGGGCTCAGAATATCTGAATAGATACCAAAAATCCTGGCCATCACCCTGTAGACATTCCCGTCGATAGCGGGCACCACTTCATTAAAAGCAAAGGATGCTATGGCCGCCGCCGTATAAGCGCCAAGCCCTTTGAGTTTTTCAAGTTTTACAGCCGTGGCCGGAAACCTTGCATCAAATTCTGCCACGATCTGTCTGGCCGTAAAATGCATGTTCCTTGCTCTTGAGTAGTAACCCAGCCCTTGCCAAAGCCTGAGTACATCCTTTTCGTCTGCCCCGGCCAGCGCCTCTACGGTCGGATAGGCGGTTACAAATCTTTCATAATAAGGTGTACCCTGCGCTACCCGCGTTTGCTGAAGAATGATCTCCGACAGCCATATTTTGTAAGGATCATTGGTTTCTCTCCAGGGTAGTTTCCGGTGATTTCGGAGATACCACGTTTTGAGCTTTTTATTAAATTCCAGTACGTCAATACTATCCCCCAGCATCTTAAACCGACTTATGTACACTGTTATTTAATGAATTAGAAAAAAAATGAAAACGTCTGCCTTTTAATTTCCGGTAAAATTACCGTACCTTTGTGTTCCCAAAATTTGGAGGAATAAATAAATTAACGAAATAATATCCACTTAAAGTAAAAAATCAAAGTGACCAAGGCAGACGTAATCGCACAAATTTCTGAGAAAACAGGCGTAGACAAGGGCGATGTTCAACAAACGCTAGAATCGTTTTTCACCGTGGTAAAGGAATCCCTTTCTGAAGGGGAGAACCTGTATGTAAGGGGTTTCGGCAGCTTCATTAATAAAAAGCGCGCCCGTAAAGTAGCCCGTAACATCTCACAGGGAACTTCCATGATCATCGATGAGCACTTTGTACCGAGCTTTAAGCCTGCAAAAGTGTTTGTAGAGCAGGTTAAAGAAAGCGACAAGCTTAAAGCTGTTGCAGAAAAATAAACCACCCATAGCGGTTTGATTTTAACACTATGAACAAGTCCATTATTTTATCCTGTGTATTAGCTGTTGCTTTGGTAGGTACGCTTTATAGCCTTCCCAAAGTGGTGGTGAACAACAAGGCCAAAGAGATGGACTCCAAGGAGGCCAGCCCGGCAGCAGCAACTGCTTCCGAGCCAGAAACGCCTTCCAATACCCATGACGGAGCCATTTTATCAGCTGATCAGCAAAAAATTGTGGATGAGCTGAGAAATGGCTTCCTCCTGGCAGACGAAAAAAACAAGGTAAATGCGGGTATAAAGCTTTCCAACAAGTTCCGGGAGCTTCAAAAATTTGACAGTGCTGCGTTTTATGCAGAAAAAGTAACCCTGATTTCTCCCAGTATTGAAAACTTAATGCGTGCAGGAGACCGGTATTACGATGCATACGGCTTTGCTGTGGATGATCAGAAGGCCAAAAATTATGGCGCCAAAACCCGTGAATATTACCAAAAAGCAATTGATCAGAATCCTGCCCTGCTAACTGCTAAGGCCAATATGGCGATGACGTACGTAAATACAGAAAACCCGATGCAGGGAATTCTGATGTTACGGGAAATACTGGATACAGATCCCACAAATGAAGTAGCATTATTTAATCTGGGGATTTTATCCATGCGTTCCAACCAGTATTCCAAAGCAGCCGACAGGTTCAGGCAGATACTTACGAATAACCCGTCCAACACAAAAGCCAAGTTTTATCTGGGTTTATCACTGGTTGAACTGGGCAATAAGGAAGAAGCTCGCAAAGTTCTGTCAGAAGTAAAAAAGGAAGAAAAAGACCCGGTTATTCAACAAGCCATTGGTGAGCTTGAGGACCGTCTGAACAATTAAACTGTTAGCAAACAATTATTTAATTTTATAAACGACATAACTTTATGCCTTGCGGAAAGAAAAGAAAGAGACATAAGATCTCCACTCATAAAAGAAAGAAACGTCTTAGAAAAAACAGACATAAGAAGAAATAATAAGTATGCTTTGGCCGGATTTATTGTAAATTAGTCCGGCCAAAGCATGCTCTTCCCCAGACAAGGTTTGGTCCCGTCCGCATAATCTCGGGCAGGGATACTAAGTATTAACTTTTTATAGCCATTCAGTTGGTTTAACATTGAGTAACGAATTACTTATCAATTCTACTCAAAAGGGAGAGCGTATAGCCCTTTTGCAGGATAAACGTCTTTTAGAATATCACGTAGAAGTACCAGATCAGAGCTTTACCGTAGGAGATATCTACCTTGGTACTGTCCGAAAACTGGTATCAGGGCTCAATGCGGCTTTTGTAGACGTGGGTTTCGAAAAAGATGCTTTTTTGCATTATCTTGATCTGGGTCCCAACATCAACTCCCTCAACAAGCTTACCAAGGATGTAATTGCCAAGCGTGTCCATTCAGGCAAATTGAATAACTTCAAGATGGAGCCTGAAATCGAGAAACTTGGCAAGATTGATAAAGTACTTTCCAAGAACCAGCCCATCCTGGTTCAGATCGTGAAAGAACCCATATCCACCAAAGGCCCCCGCCTTTCCTGTGATATCTCCATTGCCGGACGGTACATTGTGCTGGTACCCTTTTCGAATTCTGTAAATCTTTCTAAAAAAATAACCGATAAGCAGGAAAGGAACAGGCTGCAAAAGCTGATGTCTTCTATTAAACCTGCAAATTTCGGCGTCATTATACGGACGGTTGCTCAGGGAACCGACGTAGACGAACTGAATAAAGATTTAAAGGATTGCCTTGAAAAATGGGAAAATGGAATCAAAAACCTTAAAGATGCCAAACCACGTGATCGCGTAATCGGTGAAATGAACCGGGCCTCTTCGATCATCCGGGATATGCTAAACGAGTCTTTTGACAGCATCACGGTGGATTCAAAGGAGGTATATGACGACATTAAGGCTTACATCCATAATATTGCTCCTGACAAAGAGAATATCCTCAGACTGCACAACGGTAAGAATAAGCTATTTGAGCAGTTCGGTCTCGAAAAACAGATTAAATCCCTTTTCGGCCGCTCAGTAAGCCTTCCCAACGGAGGATACCTCATTATTGAGCATACCGAAGCACTGCATGTAATTGACGTCAACAGCGGAAACAAATCCAATTCGGAAGAGGATCAGGAAGCCACTGCATTGAGTGTCAACCTCGAGGCTGCCAAGGAAATTGCACGGCAACTGCGCCTGAGGGATATGGGAGGTATCATTGTGGTCGATTTTATCGACATGAAGAAAGCGGAAAACAAACGCGTTCTTTTTGATACCATGCGGGACGAAATGAAGGGCGATCGCTCCAAATACACCGTTCTCCCTTTATCTAAATTCGGCTTGCTGCAGATTACCCGTCAGCGTGTGCGTCCGGAAATGAATATTGTTACCCGCGAGGTATGTCCTACCTGTGGTGGCAGCGGCAGTATTCAGGCCAGTATCCTGGTGTCGGATGTGATCGCCAACAATCTGGACTACATACTTACCAAGCAAAATGAAAGAGGAATCACTATCTCTCTGCATCCCTTCCTTTATGCTTTCTTCACAAAGGGGTTGATCTCGGAACAAGTCAAATGGCTTTTCCGCTACAAAACCTGGGTAAAACTCATCAAAGATACCTCACT
Encoded here:
- a CDS encoding DedA family protein, encoding MEFLKQFIDIFLHLDKHLFDIVQEYGTLTYLILFLIVFTETGLVIMPLLPGDSLLFAAGALAANESTGLNVWLIIIILIVAALLGDNVNYFIGKKFSGEIKKRERILFLKREYLEKTEAFYAKHGGSTVIMARFIPIIRTIAPFVAGAGSMTYSKYITFCVIGALLWVPTLTLLGYFFGGFEIVKNNFELVVFAIIGFSILPMIYQFLKSKFSKPSAA
- the guaB gene encoding IMP dehydrogenase codes for the protein MSTDPSKVLFEALTYDDVLLIPGYSEILPRDTTTKTKLTRNIALNIPLVSAAMDTVTEFDLAIAMAQEGGIGIIHKNMSLEAQAEQVRKVKRSESGMILDPITLSDTATLGDAHQIMREFKIGGIPVIDNQHKLIGILTNRDLRFEREMSKPVTEIMTKENLITASEGLSLDDAEKILQEYKIEKLPIVDSDYRLTGLITYKDILKRKSHPNACKDEYGRLRVGAAVGVTADLLKRVEALVKAGVDVISLDTAHGHSKGVIDALKSVKEHFPKLDVIAGNVATGEAAIALAEAGADAVKVGVGPGSICTTRIIAGIGVPQLTAVMWAADALKTTHPDVPVIADGGIRFSGDMTKALAGGASTIMIGSMLAGSDEAPGEIVIYEGRKFKAYRGMGSVEAMEDGSKDRYFQDAEDDVKKLVPEGIVGRVPFKGKVSEIIYQMVGGLKAGMGYCGAGDISSLQKAQFVKITSAGVRESHPHDIMIQKEAPNYSSK
- a CDS encoding transporter associated domain-containing protein; this translates as MKETTDSDDPLSRKRNGKLFPAKRALTFLAGFVLPVDSVALYDLAFVIILLFISLFLSGIRAAYAAAGAMENPWEKKTDDLNPLPNRVQQLILSLFQRGFTLIALILASRVIWMFFVIDPEGIVHWIALGCLGVWIWLDALTRYFSARSALGFIHNIEGLTKFLFSLTKPLTGTVLRLSYFFGVIEPEGTEISTERLEAKAESEEETDLLRGLANFRQTNAKKAMQARVNITAFDIELDFHELMDKINKSGYSRVPVFRDDLDHIEGILNVKDLLPHINSNEHFHWQRLLRPVYFIPESKRLDDLMKEFQNRRVHMAIVVDEYGGTGGLITLEDIIEEIFGDINDEYDEDDVVNYTQVDENTYVFEGKVLISDLCRLLNLETDYFDDVRGNNESLAGLLLELFSRLPRTGEIVSHRNITFKVQSADKRRIKKVRVLVS
- a CDS encoding single-stranded DNA-binding protein — encoded protein: MAGSVNKVILIGNLGSDPEVRYLESGSAVAKFNIATTETYTNKNGERVDNTEWHRIELWEGLAKVAEKYLKKGSQVYIEGRIRTDNWTDKEGQQRSGTTIRASNLTMLGTPGGGSNAGEGNSGYSQSAPRNVQTPRASDPIPPSMASDEDDLPF
- a CDS encoding Gfo/Idh/MocA family protein gives rise to the protein MQKIAMLGSGFIGRFYAESVHGQRGRDKVTAIYARSEENAKKFADDYGCAFWSSNMEEVIAHPDVNMVCVALPNHKHEEAVMLCAKHKKAVVSTKPLGRNAAEALRMLQAVEKAGIFSGYLEDLCYTPKFLKSIESVKRGALGRILWAKSREAHPGPHSEWFWDIEQAGGGCILDLGCHCIEISRNFIGKDIRPVEVMCWADTQVKPIDAEDHAIALVKYENGAIGQFEVSWTFRGGMDLRDEVMGTEGTIWINNFLRTGFEMFTTGRNPDGQGEDYVAEKAESNTGWLFPVGDEVNDLGYNHMFTDMFNAAENGAEPAETFYDGYIVNAVIDAAYQSAKTKQWEKVNLPVWRGREGVEKPSNYVDYDENYYLIKQEMTHDGRNKLILKDKTTGKISERDV
- a CDS encoding phytanoyl-CoA dioxygenase family protein, which gives rise to MHLTQIQTNDYHRDGYLVVKGLFSPEEIDKLYKSAVENSIMQKNAMDLNDQSGKKTKLTLWFTPGDDVFGYLIRSERMVNAVWQLLGEDSPVCHFHTKLMQKEPKVGGAWEWHQDYGYWYKNQFMFPDQLMSVMVALTEANKENGCLQVIRGSHKMGRVNHGFAGEQVGADMEMVNHSLKTMDLIYCELEPGDALFFHSNLLHRSEANLSDHPRWSLISCYNSQSNIAYSEMSNSWKVPVSIVPDRALMEWEAESFEDADFLKKEDDPALKTTGWESTVNTK
- the mutY gene encoding A/G-specific adenine glycosylase — its product is MYISRFKMLGDSIDVLEFNKKLKTWYLRNHRKLPWRETNDPYKIWLSEIILQQTRVAQGTPYYERFVTAYPTVEALAGADEKDVLRLWQGLGYYSRARNMHFTARQIVAEFDARFPATAVKLEKLKGLGAYTAAAIASFAFNEVVPAIDGNVYRVMARIFGIYSDILSPAGKKEFLDIARQLISTSDPATYNQAMIEFGAIQCVPVSPDCEVCPFNTVCYAYLHKVQAALPVKAKKVAVKNRYLHYFILEDQGRLALKERTGKDIWKGLYDFPGIETASADVSPEDLMQDNILGKVLEKGVLKEIVKPYIHILTHQRLNVKFWWVSLRPGLHPGVSEELSDNLSFYAPEEVETLPKPILIDNVLRDERYL
- a CDS encoding HU family DNA-binding protein, producing MTKADVIAQISEKTGVDKGDVQQTLESFFTVVKESLSEGENLYVRGFGSFINKKRARKVARNISQGTSMIIDEHFVPSFKPAKVFVEQVKESDKLKAVAEK
- a CDS encoding tetratricopeptide repeat protein, with product MNKSIILSCVLAVALVGTLYSLPKVVVNNKAKEMDSKEASPAAATASEPETPSNTHDGAILSADQQKIVDELRNGFLLADEKNKVNAGIKLSNKFRELQKFDSAAFYAEKVTLISPSIENLMRAGDRYYDAYGFAVDDQKAKNYGAKTREYYQKAIDQNPALLTAKANMAMTYVNTENPMQGILMLREILDTDPTNEVALFNLGILSMRSNQYSKAADRFRQILTNNPSNTKAKFYLGLSLVELGNKEEARKVLSEVKKEEKDPVIQQAIGELEDRLNN
- a CDS encoding Rne/Rng family ribonuclease, translated to MSNELLINSTQKGERIALLQDKRLLEYHVEVPDQSFTVGDIYLGTVRKLVSGLNAAFVDVGFEKDAFLHYLDLGPNINSLNKLTKDVIAKRVHSGKLNNFKMEPEIEKLGKIDKVLSKNQPILVQIVKEPISTKGPRLSCDISIAGRYIVLVPFSNSVNLSKKITDKQERNRLQKLMSSIKPANFGVIIRTVAQGTDVDELNKDLKDCLEKWENGIKNLKDAKPRDRVIGEMNRASSIIRDMLNESFDSITVDSKEVYDDIKAYIHNIAPDKENILRLHNGKNKLFEQFGLEKQIKSLFGRSVSLPNGGYLIIEHTEALHVIDVNSGNKSNSEEDQEATALSVNLEAAKEIARQLRLRDMGGIIVVDFIDMKKAENKRVLFDTMRDEMKGDRSKYTVLPLSKFGLLQITRQRVRPEMNIVTREVCPTCGGSGSIQASILVSDVIANNLDYILTKQNERGITISLHPFLYAFFTKGLISEQVKWLFRYKTWVKLIKDTSLGVVDFKFHNQYGEEIEIVPGN